From a region of the Microbacterium sp. nov. GSS16 genome:
- a CDS encoding S9 family peptidase, whose protein sequence is MTDSRIQPPAAARRITKRSHHGDEFADAYEWLRAKDDPEVIAHLEAENAYTEARTAHLAALRETLFEEVRSRVQETDLSVPTRRGDWWFYSRTQEGAQYGIHCRTAAHGDDWTPPVLEPGVPVPGEEVLLDGNVEAEGHEFFSLGAFDVSDDGTRLLWSVDVEGSELYTVHVRDLASGDKLADVIPNTGQAFFTPDGTAILYTTRDEAWRPDTLWLHRVGTPVGEDVKLFHEPDERFWMGAGITRSRRYLVIGLGSKITSEELLIDLAELAADPLTVETQVVWPRRDGVEYSVDHAVVDGEDRLLILHNDDALDFELVSVAASDPAGARQVLIAHHAGRRIIDVDCFRDFATVEYRSEGLVRSAIMDLATGALDDVDFDEPLFDAYFSGNAEWHSPFLRMAYTSFVTPSQVLDLDVATGEKHLRKQMAVLGGYDPADYGQQRVWATADDGAQVPVSLVWKRSFGDPGVEPRAVHLYGYGSYEHSIDPAFSTMRLSMLDRGVIFAVAHVRGGGEMGRHWYEEGKELHKRNTFTDFVACAQHLISTGVTVPEQLVAEGGSAGGLLMGAVANLAPELFAGILAGVPFVDALTSILDPSLPLTVVEWDEWGDPLHDPEVYAYMKSYTPYENIREGVHYPRILAMTSLNDTRVLYVEPAKWVAALRYAGAQDVMMKCEMSAGHGGVSGRYNSWRERAFELAWILDVLDLTD, encoded by the coding sequence GTGACCGATTCCCGCATCCAGCCGCCCGCGGCGGCCCGCCGCATCACCAAGCGCTCCCACCACGGCGACGAGTTCGCCGACGCATACGAGTGGCTCCGGGCCAAGGACGATCCCGAGGTCATCGCGCACCTGGAGGCGGAGAACGCCTACACCGAAGCGCGAACCGCGCATCTCGCCGCGCTGCGCGAGACCCTGTTCGAGGAGGTCCGCTCGCGCGTGCAGGAGACCGACCTGTCCGTTCCCACGCGGCGGGGCGACTGGTGGTTCTACAGCCGCACCCAGGAAGGCGCCCAGTACGGCATCCACTGCCGCACCGCCGCCCACGGCGACGACTGGACGCCCCCCGTGCTCGAGCCGGGCGTGCCGGTCCCGGGCGAGGAGGTGCTGCTCGACGGCAACGTCGAGGCCGAGGGACACGAGTTCTTCTCGCTCGGCGCCTTCGATGTGTCGGATGACGGCACTCGACTGCTGTGGTCTGTGGATGTCGAGGGCTCGGAGCTGTACACCGTGCATGTGCGCGATCTGGCATCCGGAGACAAGCTCGCCGACGTGATCCCGAACACCGGCCAGGCGTTCTTCACGCCGGACGGCACGGCGATCCTGTACACCACGCGCGATGAGGCCTGGCGACCCGACACCCTGTGGCTGCACCGTGTCGGAACCCCCGTCGGCGAGGACGTCAAGCTGTTCCACGAGCCGGACGAGCGCTTCTGGATGGGCGCGGGCATCACCCGCAGCCGCAGATACCTCGTGATCGGGCTGGGATCGAAGATCACCAGCGAGGAGCTGCTCATCGACCTCGCCGAGCTGGCCGCCGATCCGCTGACCGTCGAAACGCAGGTGGTATGGCCGCGGCGTGACGGCGTGGAGTACTCCGTGGATCACGCCGTGGTCGACGGCGAGGATCGCCTGCTGATCCTGCACAACGACGACGCCCTCGACTTCGAGCTGGTCTCGGTGGCGGCATCCGACCCCGCGGGCGCACGGCAGGTGCTGATCGCGCACCACGCAGGTCGGCGGATCATCGATGTCGACTGCTTCCGCGACTTCGCGACCGTCGAGTACCGCAGCGAGGGGCTCGTGCGCTCGGCGATCATGGATCTCGCGACGGGGGCGCTCGACGACGTCGATTTCGACGAGCCGCTGTTCGACGCCTACTTCAGCGGGAACGCCGAGTGGCACTCGCCGTTCCTGCGGATGGCGTACACCTCGTTCGTCACGCCGTCGCAGGTGCTCGATCTCGACGTCGCGACCGGCGAGAAGCACCTGCGCAAGCAGATGGCGGTCCTCGGCGGATACGACCCGGCCGATTACGGGCAGCAGCGAGTGTGGGCGACGGCCGACGACGGCGCCCAGGTGCCGGTCTCGCTCGTGTGGAAGCGCTCTTTCGGCGATCCCGGCGTCGAACCGCGCGCTGTGCATCTGTACGGCTACGGATCGTACGAGCACTCGATCGATCCCGCGTTCTCCACCATGCGCCTGTCGATGCTCGATCGCGGCGTGATCTTCGCGGTCGCCCACGTGCGCGGTGGCGGCGAGATGGGCCGGCACTGGTACGAAGAGGGCAAGGAGCTGCACAAGCGCAACACCTTCACCGACTTCGTCGCGTGCGCACAGCACCTGATCAGCACCGGAGTCACGGTGCCCGAACAGCTCGTCGCCGAGGGCGGCAGCGCGGGCGGCCTGCTGATGGGCGCCGTGGCCAACCTCGCCCCCGAGCTGTTCGCCGGCATTCTGGCCGGCGTGCCCTTCGTCGACGCGCTGACCTCGATCCTCGATCCCTCGCTGCCCCTCACCGTGGTCGAGTGGGACGAGTGGGGAGACCCGCTGCACGACCCCGAGGTCTACGCGTACATGAAGTCCTACACGCCGTACGAGAACATCCGCGAGGGTGTGCACTATCCACGGATCCTGGCGATGACATCGCTCAACGACACCCGCGTGCTGTACGTCGAGCCGGCGAAGTGGGTCGCGGCTCTGCGGTACGCCGGCGCACAGGACGTGATGATGAAGTGCGAGATGTCGGCCGGGCACGGCGGCGTCAGCGGACGCTACAACTCCTGGCGCGAGCGCGCGTTCGAGCTCGCGTGGATCCTGGACGTGCTGGACCTGACCGACTGA
- a CDS encoding ATP-dependent 6-phosphofructokinase — translation MKIGILTSGGDCPGLNAVIRGIVLKGTTTYDLEFVGIRDGWRGVVDGDFFPLTRHEVKGLSKVGGTILGTSRTNPYEGTRGGAENIAKTLYGHRIDGIVAIGGEGTLAAADRLAKDGINVLGVPKTIDNDLRATDYSFGFDTAVNIATDAMDRLRTTGDSHQRCMVAEVMGRHVGWIALHAGMAAGAHVICIPEVPMSMDEICSLVSSAAARGRAPLVVVSEGFTLKGMDEAYSDKGLDAFNRPRLGGISEILAPEIERITGIETRSTVLGHIQRGGSPSGFDRVLATRLGLHAADALVDGAWGQMVAMRGTDIVRVPFAEALGELNTVPRSRYDEAAALFG, via the coding sequence ATGAAGATCGGCATCCTGACCAGCGGCGGCGACTGTCCCGGCCTCAACGCGGTCATCCGCGGCATCGTGCTCAAGGGCACCACCACCTACGACCTCGAGTTCGTCGGCATCCGCGACGGCTGGAGGGGCGTCGTCGACGGCGACTTCTTCCCGCTCACCCGCCACGAGGTGAAGGGGCTGTCGAAGGTCGGCGGCACGATCCTGGGCACGAGCCGCACCAACCCGTACGAGGGCACGCGCGGGGGAGCCGAGAACATCGCCAAGACGCTGTACGGTCACCGGATCGACGGGATCGTGGCGATCGGCGGCGAGGGCACCCTCGCGGCCGCGGATCGCCTGGCCAAGGACGGCATCAACGTGCTCGGCGTGCCCAAGACGATCGACAACGATCTGCGCGCGACCGACTACTCGTTCGGCTTCGACACCGCGGTGAACATCGCCACCGACGCGATGGACCGGCTGCGCACGACCGGCGACTCCCACCAGCGCTGCATGGTCGCCGAGGTCATGGGCCGGCACGTGGGCTGGATCGCGCTGCACGCCGGCATGGCCGCCGGGGCGCACGTCATCTGCATCCCTGAAGTGCCCATGTCGATGGACGAGATCTGCTCGCTGGTCAGCAGCGCCGCGGCTCGCGGCCGCGCACCCCTCGTCGTCGTCTCGGAGGGCTTCACCCTCAAGGGCATGGACGAGGCGTACAGCGACAAGGGACTCGACGCGTTCAACCGGCCGCGTCTGGGCGGCATCAGCGAGATCCTCGCTCCCGAGATCGAGCGGATCACCGGCATCGAGACGCGCTCGACCGTGCTGGGTCACATCCAGCGCGGCGGATCCCCTTCGGGATTCGACCGGGTTCTGGCGACCAGACTCGGGCTGCACGCGGCGGACGCCCTCGTCGACGGCGCGTGGGGCCAGATGGTCGCGATGCGCGGCACCGACATCGTACGGGTGCCCTTCGCCGAGGCACTGGGCGAGCTGAACACCGTGCCTCGCAGCCGGTACGACGAAGCAGCCGCGCTGTTCGGCTGA